A genomic region of Clavibacter michiganensis subsp. insidiosus contains the following coding sequences:
- a CDS encoding ABC transporter permease — translation MRALLSARGWIQAALFVVVAVFILGPLLWLAAHAFATSWDYPSLVPAGLTLDWWRVVFEDAELAAAVRNSLYFAPITVLVSALVCLPAAYAFSRFRFPGRRILLVGLFATNAFPKMGLFVSMASLFYGLHLMNTITGIVIVQLIGTVVFMTWIPAAAFSAVPRSLEEAARDAGAGRVRTFLHVTLPLALPGILVAVLMSFLAAFDEAQGTYLVGAPVYMTMPTEMYSLVLNHPKQVAAVFAILLSVPSVALLLLARRHIMGGRLAEGFQIR, via the coding sequence ATGCGCGCGCTCCTCTCCGCCCGCGGATGGATCCAGGCGGCCCTGTTCGTGGTCGTCGCGGTCTTCATCCTCGGCCCGCTGCTCTGGCTCGCGGCGCACGCGTTCGCGACGAGCTGGGACTACCCGAGCCTCGTGCCCGCCGGCCTCACGCTCGACTGGTGGCGCGTGGTCTTCGAGGACGCCGAGCTCGCCGCGGCCGTCCGCAACTCGCTGTACTTCGCGCCCATCACGGTGCTCGTCTCGGCGCTCGTCTGCCTGCCGGCCGCCTACGCGTTCTCGCGCTTCCGGTTCCCCGGCCGGCGGATCCTGCTGGTGGGCCTGTTCGCCACCAACGCGTTCCCCAAGATGGGGCTCTTCGTGTCGATGGCGTCGCTGTTCTACGGGCTGCACCTCATGAACACCATCACGGGCATCGTCATCGTGCAGCTCATCGGGACGGTCGTGTTCATGACCTGGATCCCGGCCGCCGCGTTCAGCGCCGTGCCGCGCTCCCTCGAGGAGGCCGCGCGCGACGCGGGCGCCGGGCGGGTGCGGACGTTCCTGCACGTGACCCTGCCGCTCGCGCTGCCCGGGATCCTCGTGGCCGTGCTCATGTCGTTCCTCGCCGCGTTCGACGAGGCGCAGGGCACGTACCTCGTGGGCGCCCCCGTCTACATGACGATGCCGACCGAGATGTACTCGCTCGTCCTCAACCACCCGAAGCAGGTCGCCGCCGTGTTCGCGATCCTCCTCTCCGTCCCCTCCGTCGCCCTCCTCCTGCTCGCCCGCCGCCACATCATGGGCGGGCGTCTGGCCGAGGGCTTCCAGATCCGTTAG
- a CDS encoding NUDIX domain-containing protein, which yields MTAERPPEPPRGAQRDSGDAWVEGPDGQRFWGAFGAAGLLVHDPDRGVLLQHRVAWSHHGGTWGLPGGARHAGESAVDGAAREAAEEAGVPPAGIRPVLATVLDLGFWSYTTVTARVLCPFEPRVADAESIELRWVPVDEVDGRELHPGFGRAWPMLRGELAREVTLVVDTANLLGSRPDGWWRDRAGSTTNLLVELDGLARDGLPAADLGLPGDVRWPDVVAVVEGHARDASLPAAPVADPASPVLRAPGVAVVEAAADGDGEIVRVVGAARDDGREVVVVTADRGLVARVEALGARVVGPGRVRALLDARADRDAG from the coding sequence ATGACCGCCGAGCGCCCGCCCGAGCCCCCGCGCGGGGCGCAGCGCGACAGCGGAGACGCGTGGGTGGAGGGCCCCGACGGCCAGCGGTTCTGGGGCGCGTTCGGCGCGGCCGGCCTGCTCGTGCACGACCCGGATCGCGGCGTCCTCCTCCAGCACCGCGTCGCGTGGAGCCACCACGGCGGCACGTGGGGACTGCCCGGCGGCGCCCGGCACGCGGGCGAGTCCGCGGTCGACGGCGCCGCGCGCGAGGCGGCCGAGGAGGCGGGGGTGCCGCCCGCGGGGATCCGGCCCGTGCTGGCGACCGTGCTCGACCTCGGCTTCTGGAGCTACACGACCGTCACCGCCCGCGTCCTCTGCCCGTTCGAGCCGCGCGTCGCGGACGCCGAGAGCATCGAGCTGCGCTGGGTGCCGGTCGACGAGGTCGACGGCCGCGAGCTGCATCCCGGGTTCGGCCGGGCCTGGCCGATGCTGCGCGGCGAGCTCGCGCGCGAGGTGACGCTGGTCGTCGACACCGCGAACCTGCTCGGCTCCCGGCCGGACGGCTGGTGGCGCGACCGCGCCGGATCCACCACCAATCTCCTCGTCGAGCTCGACGGGCTGGCGCGCGACGGCCTCCCCGCCGCCGACCTCGGGCTGCCGGGCGACGTGAGGTGGCCGGACGTGGTGGCCGTCGTGGAGGGGCACGCGCGGGACGCATCGCTGCCGGCGGCGCCCGTCGCGGATCCCGCGTCGCCCGTGCTGCGCGCACCCGGCGTCGCGGTGGTCGAGGCCGCGGCGGACGGCGACGGCGAGATCGTGCGCGTCGTCGGCGCCGCGCGGGACGACGGCCGCGAGGTCGTGGTGGTCACGGCGGACCGCGGGCTCGTCGCGCGGGTCGAGGCGCTCGGCGCCCGGGTCGTCGGGCCCGGCCGGGTCCGCGCGCTGCTCGACGCGCGCGCGGACCGCGACGCGGGCTAG
- a CDS encoding ABC transporter ATP-binding protein, whose translation MTASAPSPTTDAPPRQHDDGTATAVPSGLVVAGLSKDLGGRTIVDDLHLDVARGELVALLGPSGCGKTTTLRMIAGFLEPDRGSVVIGGLDVTASGPDKRPSAMVFQNYALWPHLTVFKNVAFPLTLRKLPKDEVARRVMAALETVNLAHHAHSRPAHISGGEQQRAALARAIVQEPDLLLLDEPLSNLDAKLRVKVREEIRDIQQRLGITTVMVTHDQDEALAISDRVAVMHQGRIEQVSAPTELYARPRTLVVASFIGSMNLLPAPRLQGTTPETLTAGAPAAFVPTSADADVWAVRPEDVTYAPRGTRPEPDATSVVVRRVLPHGHFQELVLDAGGVEVRALVTGSAPAVGEAGTVTLREVRHYRDGILVPDRAPAATPAAPAATDDAR comes from the coding sequence ATGACCGCATCCGCACCCTCCCCCACCACCGACGCTCCCCCGCGCCAGCACGACGACGGCACCGCGACGGCCGTGCCGTCCGGCCTCGTCGTCGCCGGCCTCTCCAAGGACCTCGGCGGCCGCACCATCGTCGACGACCTCCACCTCGACGTCGCGCGCGGCGAGCTCGTCGCGCTGCTCGGCCCGTCGGGCTGCGGCAAGACCACGACGCTCCGCATGATCGCGGGCTTCCTCGAGCCCGACCGCGGATCCGTGGTCATCGGCGGCCTCGACGTCACCGCGTCCGGTCCCGACAAGCGGCCGAGCGCGATGGTGTTCCAGAACTACGCGCTCTGGCCGCACCTCACCGTGTTCAAGAACGTCGCCTTCCCGCTCACGCTGCGGAAGCTGCCCAAGGACGAGGTCGCGCGCCGGGTCATGGCCGCGCTCGAGACCGTGAACCTCGCGCACCACGCGCACTCGCGGCCCGCGCACATCTCCGGCGGCGAGCAGCAGCGCGCGGCGCTCGCCCGCGCGATCGTGCAGGAGCCCGACCTGCTGCTCCTCGACGAGCCGCTGTCGAACCTCGACGCGAAGCTGCGCGTGAAGGTGCGCGAGGAGATCCGCGACATCCAGCAGCGGCTGGGGATCACGACCGTGATGGTCACGCACGACCAGGACGAGGCGCTCGCCATCTCCGACCGCGTCGCCGTGATGCACCAGGGCCGCATCGAGCAGGTGTCGGCGCCGACGGAGCTGTACGCCCGGCCGCGGACCCTCGTGGTCGCGTCGTTCATCGGCAGCATGAACCTGCTGCCGGCGCCGCGCCTGCAGGGCACCACGCCCGAGACGCTCACGGCCGGCGCTCCTGCGGCCTTCGTCCCGACCTCGGCGGACGCGGACGTCTGGGCCGTGCGCCCCGAGGACGTGACCTACGCGCCGCGCGGCACGCGTCCGGAGCCCGACGCGACGTCCGTGGTCGTCCGCCGCGTTCTGCCGCACGGCCACTTCCAGGAGCTCGTGCTCGACGCGGGCGGCGTGGAGGTGCGCGCGCTCGTGACCGGATCCGCGCCCGCGGTCGGCGAGGCCGGCACCGTGACGCTCCGCGAGGTGCGGCACTACCGGGACGGGATCCTCGTGCCCGACCGGGCTCCCGCCGCCACCCCCGCCGCCCCCGCCGCGACGGACGACGCCCGATGA
- a CDS encoding extracellular solute-binding protein, whose amino-acid sequence MIPRRSLLALAAAASAAVALAGCAPTTSTQAQAQNHAVTDASGTARVFISGDTNVQALWDDGIIPAFEKANPGASVTTTLDLHGEHDAQTMATLTSSVQGGSDPGYDLIDAGFTAAAGTGGLLAPVSADTIPNLATVPDATVQSGGGFGIPYRASSVLLAYDSTKVTDPPKTLSDLLSWIRANPGQFAYNSPSTGGSGAAFVTTVLDTHVDDATREKMTTGYDQSLEGAWDAGFDELKGLNSAMYQGGVYPNGNNQVLDLLGTGAIEMAPVWSDQVITAQKSGTLPATVKYAQISDPAFTGHASFLGIPKTAEHADVAQKLADYVLSAEGQAIIASTIAGYPVISLDQVPADLKDQFASADPSTLRPGYYSQMASDMSNLWDQKVPGQ is encoded by the coding sequence GTGATCCCCCGCCGTTCCCTCCTCGCCCTCGCCGCCGCCGCGTCCGCCGCGGTCGCGCTCGCGGGCTGCGCTCCCACCACGAGCACGCAGGCCCAGGCCCAGAACCACGCCGTCACCGACGCATCGGGCACCGCCCGCGTCTTCATCTCCGGCGACACCAACGTCCAGGCCCTCTGGGACGACGGGATCATCCCCGCGTTCGAGAAGGCGAACCCCGGCGCCTCCGTCACCACGACGCTCGACCTGCACGGCGAGCACGACGCGCAGACCATGGCCACGCTCACGAGCTCGGTGCAGGGCGGATCCGACCCCGGCTACGACCTCATCGACGCGGGCTTCACGGCCGCGGCCGGCACCGGCGGGCTCCTCGCACCCGTCTCGGCCGACACGATCCCGAACCTCGCGACCGTGCCCGACGCGACCGTCCAGTCCGGCGGCGGCTTCGGGATCCCCTACCGCGCCTCGTCCGTGCTGCTCGCCTACGACTCCACGAAGGTGACCGACCCGCCGAAGACGCTCTCCGACCTGCTTTCGTGGATCCGGGCCAACCCCGGCCAGTTCGCCTACAACTCCCCCTCCACCGGCGGATCCGGCGCTGCCTTCGTCACGACCGTCCTCGACACCCACGTCGACGACGCCACGCGCGAGAAGATGACGACCGGCTACGACCAGTCGCTCGAGGGCGCGTGGGACGCGGGCTTCGACGAGCTCAAGGGCCTCAACTCCGCCATGTACCAGGGCGGCGTCTACCCCAACGGCAACAACCAGGTGCTCGACCTGCTCGGCACGGGCGCCATCGAGATGGCCCCCGTCTGGAGCGACCAGGTCATCACGGCCCAGAAGTCGGGCACGCTGCCCGCGACCGTGAAGTACGCGCAGATCTCCGACCCGGCCTTCACGGGCCACGCGTCCTTCCTCGGCATCCCGAAGACGGCTGAGCACGCGGACGTCGCGCAGAAGCTCGCCGACTACGTGCTCTCCGCCGAGGGCCAGGCCATCATCGCGAGCACCATCGCGGGCTACCCCGTCATCTCGCTCGACCAGGTGCCCGCGGACCTGAAGGACCAGTTCGCCTCGGCCGACCCGTCGACGCTCCGCCCCGGCTACTACAGCCAGATGGCGTCGGACATGTCGAACCTCTGGGACCAGAAGGTCCCCGGCCAGTGA
- a CDS encoding LacI family DNA-binding transcriptional regulator: MRRNSPRTSVTLADVAALAGVSTSTASLAYRSTGSITPATRARILRAAASIGYAGPDPTARSLKSGRTGIVGVVVAGSIRRAFQNPVALATMAGLSEALDDLDVGQLLLPGRREPREGSAPLLEGMPVDAVVFLTRGEEVDALLPGLRARRIPMVGVEGPHGEGVAVVDIDDARGMGELARHVRALGHRRVAVLMRTTRIEEDGPPGPVIPVGRGLEEIVNRTIRERLRAARSVFPDAVRVEAGGRDLEAGERAAGVLLDLPSRPTAILAQNDMLAASAIRAAASRGLRVPEDVTVTGFDGAHLPWLERRLTTVEQPLHDRGVRAGRMVGELLAGRAPSDVVLPVRVRIGDTAAAPA; this comes from the coding sequence ATGAGGAGGAACTCGCCGCGCACCTCCGTGACCCTGGCCGACGTGGCCGCGCTCGCGGGCGTCTCCACCTCCACGGCGTCGCTCGCGTACCGCAGCACCGGCTCGATCACGCCGGCCACGCGCGCCCGCATCCTGCGCGCCGCGGCCAGCATCGGCTACGCGGGGCCGGATCCCACGGCCAGGTCCCTGAAGAGCGGCCGCACCGGCATCGTGGGCGTCGTGGTCGCGGGCAGCATCCGCCGGGCGTTCCAGAACCCGGTCGCGCTCGCGACCATGGCGGGCCTCAGCGAGGCGCTCGACGACCTCGACGTGGGCCAGCTGCTGCTGCCGGGCCGGCGGGAGCCGCGCGAGGGATCCGCGCCCCTGCTCGAGGGCATGCCCGTCGACGCCGTGGTGTTCCTCACGCGCGGCGAGGAGGTGGACGCGCTCCTGCCCGGCCTCCGCGCCCGCCGGATCCCCATGGTCGGCGTCGAGGGCCCGCACGGGGAGGGCGTCGCCGTGGTCGACATCGACGACGCGCGCGGAATGGGCGAGCTCGCGCGCCACGTGCGCGCCCTCGGCCACCGCCGCGTCGCCGTGCTGATGCGCACCACGCGGATCGAGGAGGACGGTCCGCCCGGCCCCGTGATCCCCGTGGGTCGCGGTCTCGAGGAGATCGTCAACCGCACCATCCGCGAGCGGCTCCGCGCCGCGCGGAGCGTCTTCCCCGACGCCGTGCGCGTCGAGGCGGGCGGGCGCGACCTGGAGGCGGGGGAGCGCGCCGCGGGCGTGCTGCTCGACCTGCCGTCGCGGCCGACGGCGATCCTCGCCCAGAACGACATGCTCGCCGCGAGCGCCATCCGCGCCGCCGCCTCCCGCGGGCTGCGCGTCCCGGAGGACGTCACGGTCACGGGCTTCGACGGCGCGCACCTGCCGTGGCTCGAGCGCCGCCTCACGACGGTGGAGCAGCCGCTGCACGACCGCGGGGTGCGCGCCGGCCGCATGGTCGGCGAGCTGCTCGCGGGCCGGGCGCCGTCGGACGTCGTGCTGCCGGTGCGCGTGCGGATCGGCGACACCGCGGCGGCGCCCGCCTGA
- a CDS encoding ABC transporter permease, which yields MTAVRTAAPAARASRARRVSPETRRAGVGLALALPPALLLAFFVGIPVVLAIGFSLGHTGGLNSTIATIGLGTRTATSWWGTFDAYVDVFTDPRFLRDLGVTVLVTVVSTAIVIALSLAIALNLRLRGGRLASVFAGLAIVPLFIPVVIASWAILTFYSGDGFVRTVFALVGLEGPTWGYTTVAVVIGSVWTSLPFATLMATSGVQGIPDAMIEAARDAGASTWAIVTRVLVPLAAIPLVIATTFTAIGVLGSFTVPYFTGPNAPSMLGVDISKYFTGFNHPQQSIVMAVVVFVLASGIAFLYVRANFRSAKKEGRV from the coding sequence GTGACGGCCGTCCGGACGGCGGCCCCCGCCGCCCGGGCCTCCCGCGCGCGGCGGGTCTCCCCGGAGACCCGCCGCGCCGGCGTCGGCCTGGCGCTCGCCCTCCCGCCCGCGCTCCTGCTCGCGTTCTTCGTCGGGATCCCCGTCGTGCTCGCCATCGGATTCAGCCTCGGCCACACGGGCGGGCTCAACAGCACGATCGCCACGATCGGCCTCGGCACGCGCACCGCCACCAGCTGGTGGGGCACGTTCGACGCGTACGTCGACGTGTTCACCGACCCGCGCTTCCTCCGCGACCTCGGCGTCACGGTGCTCGTGACGGTGGTCTCCACCGCGATCGTCATCGCCCTCTCGCTCGCGATCGCGCTCAACCTGCGGCTCCGCGGCGGCCGGCTCGCGTCGGTCTTCGCCGGGCTCGCGATCGTGCCCCTGTTCATCCCCGTCGTCATCGCGTCGTGGGCGATCCTCACCTTCTACTCGGGCGACGGCTTCGTGCGCACGGTGTTCGCGCTCGTCGGCCTCGAGGGGCCGACGTGGGGCTACACGACCGTGGCGGTGGTCATCGGATCCGTCTGGACGAGCCTGCCGTTCGCCACGCTCATGGCGACCTCCGGCGTCCAGGGCATCCCCGACGCCATGATCGAGGCCGCGCGCGACGCGGGCGCCTCGACGTGGGCCATCGTCACGCGGGTGCTCGTGCCGCTCGCCGCGATCCCGCTCGTCATCGCGACGACCTTCACCGCGATCGGCGTGCTCGGCTCCTTCACGGTGCCGTACTTCACCGGACCGAACGCGCCCAGCATGCTCGGCGTCGACATCTCGAAGTACTTCACGGGCTTCAACCACCCGCAGCAGTCGATCGTCATGGCCGTCGTGGTGTTCGTCCTCGCCTCCGGCATCGCGTTCCTCTACGTGCGGGCCAACTTCCGCTCCGCCAAGAAGGAGGGCCGGGTCTGA
- a CDS encoding IS481-like element IS1122 family transposase → MSHANARLTVHGRVLLVRRVVEDRRPVSHVARELGVSRQCAHRWVNRFRSEGFEGLSDRSSRPRRVPTRTSPERERAVVEARTRLRSGPARLAPVTGVPARTISRVLRRHGAPPLAWLDPVTGAVIRASRSTANRYEHEHPGDLIHVDVKKLGRIPDGGGWRAHGRSEQVRGRGIGFDYVHAVVDDHTRLAYAEIHPDEKGVTAAGFLTRAAAYFAEHGITRIERVLTDNAFAYRHSAAFQNAVTQLGARQKFIRPHCPWQNGKVERFNRTLATEWAYRQPFTSNQARTDALDPWIQHYNTERIHSSHGLTPAARVSPT, encoded by the coding sequence ATGTCCCACGCTAATGCTCGTCTGACGGTTCACGGGAGGGTTCTCCTCGTGCGGCGGGTGGTCGAGGATCGTCGGCCGGTCTCGCATGTCGCGCGCGAACTCGGTGTGTCGCGTCAGTGCGCGCATCGGTGGGTGAATCGGTTCCGGTCCGAGGGCTTCGAAGGCTTGTCGGACCGGTCCTCGAGGCCGAGACGGGTGCCGACGAGGACGAGCCCGGAACGAGAACGAGCCGTCGTGGAAGCGAGGACCCGATTGCGATCAGGTCCTGCCCGGTTGGCGCCGGTGACCGGTGTTCCAGCCCGCACGATCTCCCGCGTCCTGCGGCGGCACGGGGCACCGCCGTTGGCATGGTTGGACCCCGTCACCGGGGCCGTGATCCGGGCATCCCGGTCGACGGCAAACCGGTACGAGCATGAGCATCCCGGCGACCTGATCCACGTCGACGTGAAGAAGCTCGGCCGGATCCCGGACGGCGGCGGCTGGCGGGCGCATGGCCGCAGCGAACAGGTTCGTGGTCGTGGGATCGGGTTCGATTACGTCCACGCCGTGGTCGATGACCACACCCGCCTCGCCTACGCGGAGATCCACCCGGACGAGAAGGGCGTGACCGCGGCAGGGTTCCTGACCCGGGCCGCGGCGTACTTCGCCGAGCACGGCATCACCCGCATCGAACGGGTCCTGACGGACAACGCGTTCGCCTACCGGCACTCGGCCGCGTTCCAGAACGCGGTCACGCAGCTCGGTGCGAGGCAGAAGTTCATCCGCCCGCACTGCCCCTGGCAGAACGGCAAGGTCGAACGCTTCAACCGCACCCTCGCGACCGAGTGGGCCTACCGGCAACCCTTCACCAGCAACCAAGCCAGAACCGACGCCCTTGATCCGTGGATCCAGCACTACAACACTGAACGAATCCACTCGAGCCACGGGCTGACGCCCGCGGCCCGAGTGTCACCAACGTGA
- a CDS encoding inositol monophosphatase family protein codes for MTAATAHRGDSSRHRENTLAAIRSAAEVGARTVEVDVHVTRDGRVVLLHDDTLDRLWGVDARVSDLDLADVRALGGGELRIPLLAEALELLAGADVELVIDMASGDPAAAAHAVVAAAPRTPRVAWCGHLDGMRAIRELDPAAVIWLPWADPQPPTADDLAELRPAVVNLPHLVVGRALVDAVHAHGARVAAWTVDEPAQMEWLASIGVDAITTNRLATLLDVLARRAADPAAADARATAPAAERTRARAAARDLAARAIDHIRSHAVGAVTTKANPADHVTEIDRAVERDVRAVVGAQFPHHVLVGEEYGGEAVRGRPCWYLDPVDGTANLANGVPWTSFSLALVVDGAPVVGVVADPWRGTVVEAAEGEGARSAGARLDLTAAPGGVHAPDADPLRGRMVSTELAGHAPWPGMLPLLDALAARYCTMRIMGSGTLTVAGVALGHGVGAVIGSFGPVDHLAATLIVREAGGVVLDADGEDTLFPASGGVLAARDRPTALALHALWRAGIVEAASAALASGPTAEPAPAA; via the coding sequence ATGACCGCCGCGACCGCCCACCGCGGCGACTCCTCCCGGCACCGCGAGAACACGCTCGCCGCCATCCGCTCGGCGGCCGAGGTCGGCGCGCGGACGGTCGAGGTCGACGTCCACGTCACGCGCGACGGCCGGGTCGTCCTCCTCCACGACGACACGCTCGACCGCCTCTGGGGCGTCGACGCGCGGGTCTCCGACCTCGACCTCGCCGACGTGCGGGCGCTCGGCGGCGGCGAGCTGCGGATCCCGCTCCTCGCCGAGGCGCTCGAGCTCCTCGCGGGCGCGGACGTCGAGCTCGTGATCGACATGGCGTCCGGGGATCCGGCCGCCGCCGCCCACGCGGTCGTCGCGGCCGCGCCGCGCACGCCGCGGGTCGCGTGGTGCGGGCACCTCGACGGCATGCGCGCGATCCGCGAGCTCGACCCGGCCGCCGTGATCTGGCTGCCGTGGGCCGACCCCCAGCCGCCCACCGCGGACGACCTCGCGGAGCTCCGGCCCGCCGTCGTCAACCTGCCGCACCTCGTCGTGGGCCGCGCGCTCGTGGACGCCGTGCACGCGCACGGCGCCCGGGTGGCGGCGTGGACCGTCGACGAGCCCGCGCAGATGGAGTGGCTGGCGTCGATCGGGGTCGACGCGATCACGACCAACCGGCTGGCGACGCTCCTCGACGTGCTCGCGCGCCGGGCGGCGGATCCCGCGGCCGCCGACGCCCGGGCGACCGCGCCCGCCGCCGAGCGCACCCGGGCCCGCGCCGCGGCCCGCGACCTCGCCGCGCGCGCGATCGACCACATCCGGTCGCACGCGGTGGGCGCGGTCACGACGAAGGCCAACCCCGCCGACCACGTGACGGAGATCGACCGGGCCGTCGAGCGCGACGTGCGCGCGGTCGTCGGCGCCCAGTTCCCGCACCACGTGCTCGTCGGCGAGGAGTACGGCGGCGAGGCCGTGCGCGGCCGTCCGTGCTGGTACCTCGACCCGGTCGACGGCACCGCGAACCTCGCCAACGGCGTGCCCTGGACGAGCTTCTCGCTCGCCCTCGTGGTCGACGGCGCTCCCGTGGTGGGCGTCGTGGCGGATCCCTGGCGCGGCACGGTCGTCGAGGCCGCGGAGGGCGAGGGGGCCCGGTCCGCCGGCGCGCGCCTCGACCTGACGGCCGCGCCCGGCGGCGTGCACGCGCCCGACGCGGATCCGCTCCGCGGCCGGATGGTGAGCACCGAGCTCGCGGGCCACGCGCCCTGGCCGGGGATGCTCCCGCTGCTCGACGCGCTCGCCGCGCGGTATTGCACGATGCGGATCATGGGATCCGGCACGCTCACGGTCGCGGGCGTCGCGCTCGGGCACGGCGTGGGCGCGGTGATCGGCTCATTCGGGCCGGTCGACCACCTCGCGGCGACGCTCATCGTGCGCGAGGCCGGCGGCGTGGTGCTCGACGCGGACGGCGAGGACACGCTCTTCCCGGCGTCGGGCGGCGTGCTCGCGGCCCGCGACCGGCCGACCGCCCTGGCCCTGCACGCGCTCTGGCGCGCGGGGATCGTCGAGGCGGCGTCGGCCGCCCTCGCGTCCGGCCCGACGGCCGAGCCGGCTCCGGCCGCCTAG